One Fuerstiella marisgermanici DNA window includes the following coding sequences:
- a CDS encoding DUF1592 domain-containing protein, translated as MLRRSINSLLLTLCTAAHAVAVEPPHALSAFFSNHCISCHDTDTAAGGLSLVDKIDSAISDDAATWETVARRLRTRQMPPIGEPRPDEATYNKVITLLERQLDNAAAANPNPGRTDTFRRMTHTEYANAIRDLLHLDIDAAALLPKDEVSHGFDNITVGDLSPTLLNRYLSAARKISQLAVGASGTSGGGDTFRLRPDITQEERVEGLPIGTRGGTLIRYNFPVDGEYEVSVRLMRDRNEHVEGLARDHELDILLDRKRIALLTVKRPKKASDHQTADNHLNVTFHAKAGPHNLGVTFLKNPSSLIETKRQPFEAHFNFHRHPRQSPAIYEVTIARPSQSGSATNTPSRQQIFCCMPKSREDEAACAEKILSALMRRAYRRPTTADDLKTPMQFFHDAAADHGFEAGIEEALSFILVNPKFLFRIERDPSDAKSGEPYFVDNFELASRLSFFLWSSLPDEELLAAAENGTLGESQMLASQVTRMLADERSNSLVTSFASQWLYLRNLETLTPDLRLFPDFDHNLREAFRKETELFFQTVLREDRSVLDLISADYTFLNERLAKHYGIPHIYGSRFRRVDLPRDSGRGGLLRHGSILTVTSYATRTSPVIRGHWILQNLLGSPPPPPPNDVPALEDNTVDSNLSVRERLAAHRANPACASCHNIMDPVGFSLENFDAIGRWRDSEAGKPVDASGGLPDGSRFSGVAGLEQGILDRPELFVGTLIRKLLTYALGRGVENYDEPAIREIVRAAKADDYRFSSLIQGVVASKPFRMRMAE; from the coding sequence ATGCTTCGTCGTTCGATCAACTCCCTGCTGCTGACGCTCTGCACGGCAGCACACGCTGTCGCGGTCGAACCGCCCCATGCACTGTCAGCGTTCTTCAGCAATCATTGCATTAGCTGTCACGACACGGACACTGCGGCTGGCGGCTTGTCGCTCGTTGACAAAATCGACTCTGCGATTTCAGATGACGCCGCAACGTGGGAAACCGTCGCCCGCCGGCTGCGAACTCGTCAGATGCCGCCAATCGGGGAACCGCGTCCGGACGAAGCAACTTACAACAAGGTGATCACACTCCTGGAACGGCAGCTCGACAACGCTGCGGCGGCGAATCCCAATCCAGGCCGCACGGACACATTTCGGCGGATGACTCACACCGAATACGCCAACGCCATCCGTGACCTGCTGCATCTTGACATCGACGCTGCCGCGCTACTTCCCAAAGACGAAGTGAGCCACGGATTCGACAACATCACGGTCGGCGACCTTTCGCCAACGCTGCTGAACCGCTATCTCTCAGCCGCGCGAAAAATCAGCCAGCTAGCCGTTGGTGCATCCGGCACGTCCGGCGGTGGCGACACGTTCCGGTTGCGACCAGATATCACTCAGGAAGAACGAGTCGAAGGGTTGCCGATCGGCACACGCGGCGGCACGCTCATTCGCTACAACTTTCCCGTCGACGGCGAATATGAAGTCAGCGTTCGGCTGATGCGAGACCGCAACGAACATGTTGAAGGCCTGGCCCGTGATCATGAACTGGACATCCTGCTGGACCGAAAACGCATCGCATTGTTGACGGTCAAACGCCCGAAGAAGGCGAGCGATCATCAGACGGCCGACAATCACCTGAATGTGACTTTCCACGCAAAAGCGGGGCCGCACAATCTGGGCGTTACATTCCTTAAGAACCCGTCGTCACTGATCGAAACCAAGCGTCAGCCGTTTGAAGCTCACTTCAATTTCCACCGTCACCCGCGACAGTCACCTGCAATCTATGAAGTAACGATCGCGCGACCTTCACAATCCGGGTCTGCCACCAACACGCCAAGTCGGCAGCAGATTTTTTGCTGTATGCCGAAGTCCCGCGAGGATGAAGCAGCTTGTGCTGAGAAGATTCTTTCCGCGTTAATGCGGCGAGCCTACCGGCGTCCGACAACGGCCGATGACCTGAAGACGCCGATGCAGTTCTTTCACGACGCGGCCGCTGATCATGGTTTTGAGGCGGGCATTGAAGAAGCGTTGAGTTTCATCTTGGTGAATCCGAAATTTCTGTTTCGCATCGAACGCGATCCTTCCGATGCAAAATCCGGCGAACCCTATTTCGTAGACAACTTCGAACTGGCTTCTCGCTTGTCGTTCTTCCTGTGGAGCAGCCTGCCGGACGAAGAACTTCTGGCCGCCGCTGAAAACGGAACACTTGGCGAATCACAAATGTTGGCGTCGCAGGTAACGCGAATGCTGGCGGACGAACGATCGAACTCACTGGTGACAAGTTTTGCGAGTCAGTGGCTCTACCTGCGGAATCTTGAAACACTCACGCCGGACCTTCGCCTCTTCCCCGATTTCGACCATAACCTCCGCGAAGCCTTCCGCAAAGAAACTGAGCTGTTCTTTCAAACGGTGCTCCGCGAAGACCGCAGCGTGCTGGACTTGATCAGCGCAGATTACACTTTTCTAAACGAACGCCTCGCAAAGCATTATGGCATCCCTCACATTTACGGAAGCCGATTTCGGCGAGTCGACCTTCCGCGCGACAGCGGACGCGGCGGCTTGTTGCGACATGGCAGCATTTTGACAGTCACGTCTTATGCAACTCGAACGTCGCCCGTGATTCGCGGCCACTGGATTTTGCAGAACCTGCTGGGCAGCCCTCCGCCTCCGCCGCCCAACGATGTGCCGGCTCTGGAAGACAACACGGTTGATAGCAATCTGTCCGTCCGAGAACGTCTCGCCGCTCATCGAGCGAATCCTGCTTGTGCGAGCTGCCACAACATTATGGACCCGGTCGGTTTTTCGCTTGAGAACTTCGATGCAATTGGCCGATGGCGCGATAGTGAGGCGGGAAAACCGGTGGATGCATCGGGCGGACTGCCGGACGGAAGCCGATTTTCCGGTGTCGCCGGCCTGGAACAGGGAATACTGGACCGTCCGGAACTGTTTGTTGGTACACTCATCCGAAAGCTGCTGACGTACGCTCTGGGCCGCGGCGTTGAAAATTACGACGAGCCCGCGATTCGCGAAATCGTGCGAGCGGCGAAAGCAGATGACTACAGGTTTTCGTCGTTGATCCAGGGCGTCGTCGCCAGCAAACCGTTTCGCATGAGGATGGCTGAATGA